The Sesamum indicum cultivar Zhongzhi No. 13 linkage group LG6, S_indicum_v1.0, whole genome shotgun sequence genomic interval gggggggtcaaAAATTTCAGAACGTGGAAACAAGGCCAGCCGCATTGGGTTGCTTTAAATAAGTTAGGACACTACGCTTTCAACTCTTGCCTACCTTCTCTTACATTATTAATCAAACATCACAATGTGTGGTGATCTGCTCAAATTCAAACTACACATTCTCTTAAATTCACAAATATTCCCCGTATGACACGATGTCCCTCCGTCTAtgccattaaatttatattttattttcgtaTATACAGTACACTCCgaccattttttattagtaattagtgaaatttgcaatatttAGATATTCGATATAAGCAATTAATCAAGTCTTTTTTTGATGCTAacgtaaaaattaaaaatggcgTAAACTTTATACATACTTATCATATTTtggtaaacaaaaaaaaaaaaaaaagaattatatatatcatttatccAGTCTAACTAACCTAACTCCCACAACCAACCAAACTTAGTCGTTGTGAGGtacatattataattgttacTGTGCAAGAAGTGATTGTTTTTGAAGTAGTTGGATGAAGTTGAACCGGCTTCTTAAAATAGATGGTCTCATCCGTAACATGTAATAAATACAGACAAACCCTTTGCCCAACAGCTGCTGCTGTTGATTCTTACATAATTTAAGACATTCAACTCTTATCATATATcgtaattcttaatttttctcaaGATTGTTGAAATCTATGAATGCGGAATAATTGCTACTGTTATCTTAAGttctttgaatatttaaatttattcttaatttcatATCTTCcctacaataaaaatttatcagaataataattttaattttttaaaaataatttcataattacaatttttctcttttttcgcAATCCACTTCTTCACGCTTTTCTTTCGCcttactttttcattttttttttatctcacaaactttcatatttttacaaaattcacaattataattttctgtcGTCTCGCGGATTTCTTTACACCAcagttgtttttttataatttttttcattttacaccatattttctttttatacgtTTACGAAAATTGCATGCAACAATGACTagtatgtatgtgtgtatatatataacctcTCCCAACTTTGCTTTCCGTACGCCTaagactaattaaattttttatactaaatcttataaataattaattaacagaATTAATCACtaattgaatttcaataaataatattttttttgtatttcagtgcaagaataatatttaagcAATGCTAGAGATTGACGTTcgaacaaacatatatataaaaatatacttttttttttccagattCTATGAAtatggttaaataaataatatttactggtagcatactaatattttactcattaatttgttttgtagAACTCTgacttttactttttcacaCTTATacttctttaatatttaattctaatatacTATTACTGTTTCAGTTCTTATTTAattcctttatatatatatgtaatatttaatttgtattttatcaAATGGTTACAGACATACATAGACCCAACCCTAATTGTATAGGtaaattattagaatagtCAACCCTCatcatatcatcatcatcattgtcgtcatattattaaaaaagttaaaattttgctACACTATAAATGCTACGacttcaaaattatgataatttaatattattaaccataattaaatatcatcaaagaaaaaatttatatttttaccataattaatcaatttttagcTATGGCAAAAACATTTGCTATGATTTTGGCCATAGCTAATGTTTTAGCTACATTTACAGAAACAACAGCCAACGACCCTTGTAGAATcatgatttatttgtattttttacgctttttttcttttgactaaaattattaatcgtagcaaaaagtcatattttttttaagtgttatcatatataattattattattaaatagttGGTCGacaaatattctaaataaGGATGTTTGTCCTTTTGACTTTAAATGCAATATCTCAAGGAGTATGGTAGCAAttaatttacaagaaaattattgatttcttgaaaccatttacataaatatatatatatatgtgtgtgggtgtttatatattcattcattGGTTCGCGTGACAATCATAATcgtatattaatatataattggatttCGTATTATGATGTGCATGGGCgcttaatttgaaattaattagctGCGATTTAGCTATCACACGTACACGTAAGTACCGgttttaattaagtatttcagttaaaattatatcaatggAATATTTTCTAGTTTAGAACTATGTTCTTTAATtagtttgataattatatgtcAGAGATTTTTATCGCTTTaaactagaaaataaataatacataaatgatACTTTTTCAGTAGACATCGATCTTCGATCCtttaagataaaattgctacaactatttattttaagctGGATGgcggaaaaaaaataacccaAATAAATTGGACAAGAAACACATGTGattttactattataatttgataaataatttgtcaacagaaaatttaactaatataaattgtaaaaacaaCCTGATCAAAGTAATTCTCGGGAGTTACACCAAAGTTttcttgaataaatttaatttaattattagtttcTTGCATGAAGTAACGTTACcaaattaacaagaaaatgcaattaatgaaaaatatctgCAATATATCGATCGAAATTTAGTGGTTAAGACTAATATTGAGGTCCCACGATTAAGTTGAAGAATCGATTCGAGTTTCAGTGAATGTGTGGgtatttgtctcactttatgtgatattgtaatttatttgtcCTTAGTTGTTTgttgaattgatatattttgtctATTGATCTTAGCCGTATtgatatattagtaaaatcgatgtattactcaaaaaaaaaataaaaaattccagCAATATTTGCAAACTCCGGtgattgaaaaacaaaaattaaaaaaaatcatagcaCGTATTTGGTACTCTAGAAGGATAAAAGATTAAAGcgttaaaatacaaaaaatacagaatgaaaattttattttttttatattaaaaaaagaaacctttttgcatttatacttatatatatatatatgaggggCATGTGAAATAATGAGCATAATTCCAAGAAAGGAACCCTTTCCGGGTGGTAATTATTGAAAAGGACACAagcaaaattgcatttctaTTTCAAGAATGTGTATCATTTCAGCCAATCATCACTAATATATCTTAATTGGGCATATCCATCCGCAACATCAACATATATGCCCCTCCACCCAAGATCAATAACATTATGTTTTCAGCTGAAGTGAACTTAACGAGCAACTGTATGTACGTGGTAACTCTATTCCGACCAGTGTCGTAAAGGCAACTTGTGAGTACGAGTAGGAGTAGATACATGATGGTGGTGGGACTGTCGTCGTCTACTTCCTTCTTTCTCCACTGTCCCAAAACTACACTTTTAACGTTTTCCAACTTTCTTTTTACGTGGTCTTTTTGTCACAGTTAGTAGTACTGAAGCAAGCAAATGTGGTAAAATAAATGCAAGAAAACGAAAATTAGAGGCCTGCCACTGTTTGGGCTTATGGGAAAACTCGTCACTTTCACAGATTCTCCATCATCACCCCCACCACCCAAACAACAACTTCTTTCAGAATTCCATCAATTTCTATCATTTTCTCTCTGtcagaatttgaatttgtgttgatGAATTTGGTTCAAGAATTCATCAGCTACGTGTTTATTTTCCCATTTCTTGAAAANNNNNNNNNNGAGAATTGTAATTAGACTCTACTTGCAGATCGGCGTTGAGAAACTTTAAACTCTATATCAGAAATGATGCTGAATTTCTCATACATGGATGATTTCCCAAGCATACaatcaagagagagagagagagtaaatGTAGATCCAGTGAACAGCAGATGAAGTTTTGATGAGGCCTAACACTGTACAGTTAGATTGATTGAAGGAGGGGGTTGGGTTCACTGGGAAGCAGACAAACAAGTTTGGAGAGTGGGGGTCGGGTATCCATGAAGaataattcttcaatttgCCCTAATTCAATGAAAAACGAAAATTAAGGGCTTAATTCCACGGAATACACAtgagaaaatatatgaaaaaacaacGTAGTAGAGAACAACACCACTTCAGTAATTCCACCACAAAGTTTCGAAAGTGCTCGGGACTCCACCATCATCACCACCGTCCCCCCACGGCGGAGGTTGGTCCAACCACCCTTCCAGCACCGTATTCTCAATGTAAACAAAGTCATTCCTCAGCTCCAGAGAGTCGAAACACGATCCCAGACTCGGCAACTCCACGATCTCACTCAATTCTTCTGAGGTTGTGGATAAATCCATGGCAGACACGAGAGACGACagtgaagatgaagaagataaCCTACTGGACGAAGAAGACGTACTCGAAGGCGATGACAGAAGATGATCGAATTTCTCCATCGCAGCCGCCTTGGCAGCTGCGGCCTGGACGTCACGTGGGCTGAGAGAGACGGGACGGGGGAGAGCAGCAGCGAGCTCGGGGAAATTGAGAATGGCGGAGGCGCCTTTAATGCTCAGCGCTGCCACGTCGTGCGCACGCGCCGCCATTTCAGGGGTAGGCGGGACTTCTTCCGGGGCTCCCGGATTTCGGACACCCATTTCCCCCAGTTTCGCATTCGGACTCCCCGGTAGACTGGGTGCTTGCTACTGGAATTATTGTTGGCTTGTCGAAttctcttgattttcttgGCTGTTTCCGGCGACTCCTCCGCCTTCACGGCGGAGGTATCCGGTGGCGAAGATTGAGTTTGAGATAACGAACACGGAGATGATAATGAGAAGAAAGAGTCGGAGCCGTCGGAGATATGGTTTTCAGTAGTCATCAGGAATCTTGAAACTGTATCCAAATTGGGggttaattctaaatttagcaACCTCACAATCAGAGTACTGAGGAACGAGGATTATgggtgtctgtgtgtgtgtgtgtgtgcatgtggaaTATTACATTTCCATACTAGGAAATGTACTAATTGGCAGACGAGGTTCTTGCACGGACTAGATCGAATTGAAGagatgatgagagagagagagagagaggttctTGAAGAGTCTAGCAGAGAAATGGAGGAATATATAGTCATATACAAAGGTCATAAGTAGAGCTGCAGCTGCCCTTATTAATCAACAACACTACTCGTTGTTTTTTTCTATCATTTCTCAATGACTCCTCCTACATTCaagacttatttattttattacaagacagagagagagagagagagaggtaaTAAAAGGGCCCATGGAAGAAATGGGTCATTCTGCTAGAGCCTGTAGTAGAATGGGGTCCCCTTGTATAATACACCACGCAACCCcttcattttcaattcaacctttagatatatagatagatatcTTTCTGGTTTTTCACCTGTGTTATTCACTCTTCACACTGTATATTTATCCACCTATCATCCAATTTCATCAGAGCCATTAATGTGAAATATCGGATAAGAAGAGCTACAGGACCcctccatcatcatcatcaccatccTATATTAATGTTTATGCTCTATTTTATGAATCCTACAAAGTATTACTTAGCATTAGTTATCATgtctttatgtttttttataattattatgcaaCAATCAAGTTCAAGCTGTAGGTTTAAGTGCTACAATGGTCTGATGAGAGGAATGGAAGTGATTGATACGGGAGCTCCTCTAAGTGTTCCGGTCGGTGGAGCGACTTTTGGATGAATTCTCGACGTGTTTGGAGAGCCtcttgataatttaaattctgtAGATACTCGTACTATATTTCCTATTCATCGATGATCCGTATCTGTCTTTATATAGTTAGACCTGTATGAatacataattacatcaaattgaGTAAAATAAGAACAGTACTACTGACTACAAATCTAAAAACAGCTTTGGTTTTAGGTTGTTGTGTAGGGTTGAGAAAAATGGTGGCCTCAAGGCTGATGCTGCTCTCTCCAGGCCATATCTTTATGTGGACATAATGAAAGATTTCCTGAAATTTGATCGGTgggattatatttatttaagggTTAGGGCATGATGATTGATGCAACAAGGCAAGGGGTTACAGTGTTGTGAGACCAATTTCAAACAGCAGCAGCCCAACCCCagcattaaaatattaattaatgctgCTATTGTTTAACATTTGggaacaaattaataatatgaggAAGAGAAATTCAATTTCCTAGGGCTTCTACAATGTGTAAGTGTTTGATAGCTTGTGGACAATGTTGGAGTTGGTCCCAAACGAATGGGACAAGTTGAAGATTTCAGCAATGGGTCCATTTTTTCATCAAGCAGGAAATCAACTTCCTATACTAGTATtttacttacatatatataaatgggcttatatttgcatttttcagACAAGATGTTTTGTCTTTctagcataaatatatacaatttttttttttaaaaagtgaaattaatattttttggctCGTTCTGAACATCTTTGAGACAGGAAAGAGATCTTGAAACAGCAAAATGGGGTACGTGCCAAGAAAGGCAAGAAATAAACTTTTAGGCCCCCTATTAGCGTGGAATTGCATGAATATTTACTTGGGggttaaaaaaagaaaattagataGTATagatacatgtatatatatatatatataattatactagaagaaatatgattcTGAATGTAATTTAACTACGACTCGATAATCGCCGTTAGCCATTGTTTCTGTAAGtgacaaatattgattatgtgtagtaaaaatttaaatttttgctttgattttatttaactgtaattaatagtaattttttaaatttatcatttatagtGTAACGAAAAATCagtgttt includes:
- the LOC105164742 gene encoding LOW QUALITY PROTEIN: ethylene-responsive transcription factor TINY-like (The sequence of the model RefSeq protein was modified relative to this genomic sequence to represent the inferred CDS: inserted 1 base in 1 codon) gives rise to the protein MTTENHISDGSDSFFSLSSPCSLSQTQSSPPDTSAVKAEESPETAKKIKRIRQANNNSSSKHPVYRGVRMRNWGKWVSEIREPRKKSXPTPEMAARAHDVAALSIKGASAILNFPELAAALPRPVSLSPRDVQAAAAKAAAMEKFDHLLSSPSSTSSSSSRLSSSSSLSSLVSAMDLSTTSEELSEIVELPSLGSCFDSLELRNDFVYIENTVLEGWLDQPPPWGDGGDDGGVPSTFETLWWNY